From Salvelinus sp. IW2-2015 linkage group LG18, ASM291031v2, whole genome shotgun sequence, a single genomic window includes:
- the LOC112081269 gene encoding protein transport protein Sec16A-like has product MMSITKPEHTEANPQCQTGSRPVAEPETPAVHNNSGGWLSWVFGSGRVNRKEIHLPEDKDRSIVWDPTLHRWVNKTEPKAENKCVPPPPPMDGYQGNTGNVPKGVNPYSMKAAGLWGSRYPTMHDNDGTNSKPPSHGPGLLPRQLSGLLPPSHFDLMAPMVVPPDTLPY; this is encoded by the exons ATGATGTCCATCACCAAGCCGGAACACACCGAGGCCAACCCTCAGTGCCAGACTGGCAGCCGGCCGGTGGCTGAGCCCGAGACCCCTGCTGTGCACAATAACAGTGGAGGCTGGCTCAGCTGGGTCTTTGGGAGTGGAAGAGTTAATAGGAAGGAGATTCATCTACCTGAGGACAAAGACAGATCT ATTGTCTGGGATCCAACTCTGCACAGATGGGTTAACAAAACTGAGCCCAAGGCTGAG AACAAGTGTGTACCACCACCTCCACCGATGGATGGATATCAGGGGAACACTGGCAATGTCCCCAAAGGAGTGAATCCTTACTCTATGAAAGCAG CAGGTCTATGGGGCAGCAGATACCCTACAATGCATGACAACGATGGGACCAACTCAAAGCCTCCAAGCCATGGGCCTGGACTGCTTCCTAGACAGCTCTCTGGCTTGCTCCCTCCTTCACACTTTGACCTCATGGCACCAATGGTTGTGCCACCTGACACTCTACCCTACTGA